A single genomic interval of Proteiniborus sp. DW1 harbors:
- a CDS encoding ABC transporter ATP-binding protein: protein MNFSYLSKYISRYKKQFLTALIFLTLEAIGDLIQPTIMSKIIDNGVTKGDMNYVLKLGGLMLLMTGFGATCAVIRNVVSSKVSQSFGADLREDLYIKIQGFSFDNIDQFQDASLITRLTNDINQIQNFSHGMMRVFVKAPILGVGAIIMAFILNPKMSLILLGVVPVVGTIIGLNLKISYPIFTSIQKALDRVNSVMREYLAGIRVVKAFNRFKYERERFKIVNRDLKDVTLKGMKIVAVFHPLVALSVNIGIVLVLWIGGLNVNIGDMEVGKIMAFINYMTQVLFALMIMTRVLNMFIRAKASAERIGEVFEAENTLLIKDEPVQIDKAKGHIEFENVYFKYHSDSGYVLEDICFSINPGETLAVIGSTGSGKSTLVNLIPRFYDVVKGKVKIDGIDVKDVSLSNLREKIAIVPQKVLLFTGSIKDNIRWGDENATDKEIERVAKIAQAHDFIISFNEGYDTYLGQGGVNLSGGQKQRVSIARALIKRPAILILDDSTSAVDLITEKKIRKGLKEFLKDTTTILIAQRITSVMDADKIIVMDKGRIVGMGTHEKLLKTCEVYQDIYHSQIGKGVVSLDA from the coding sequence ATGAACTTTAGCTATTTAAGTAAATACATAAGTAGATATAAAAAACAGTTCTTAACAGCGCTTATCTTTTTAACCCTTGAAGCCATAGGAGATTTAATCCAACCAACTATCATGTCTAAGATAATCGACAATGGAGTAACTAAGGGAGATATGAATTATGTGCTTAAGCTAGGAGGACTTATGCTTTTAATGACTGGCTTTGGTGCTACTTGTGCCGTCATTAGAAATGTAGTGTCTTCTAAGGTATCCCAAAGCTTTGGAGCAGACTTAAGGGAAGATTTATATATTAAGATTCAGGGATTTTCCTTCGATAATATTGATCAGTTTCAAGATGCATCACTGATTACCAGACTTACAAATGATATTAATCAAATCCAAAACTTTTCCCATGGAATGATGAGAGTATTTGTAAAGGCTCCTATATTAGGAGTAGGAGCTATAATAATGGCATTTATATTAAATCCTAAAATGTCACTGATACTTTTAGGAGTAGTTCCAGTAGTAGGTACAATCATAGGTTTAAATCTTAAAATATCCTACCCTATTTTTACAAGTATTCAAAAGGCATTAGATAGAGTCAATAGCGTAATGAGAGAATACTTGGCCGGTATTAGAGTAGTGAAGGCTTTTAATAGATTTAAATATGAAAGAGAACGCTTTAAAATAGTAAATAGAGATTTAAAAGATGTTACTCTAAAAGGTATGAAAATAGTTGCTGTCTTTCATCCATTAGTGGCATTATCAGTAAATATTGGCATAGTATTAGTTTTATGGATTGGAGGATTAAATGTTAATATAGGTGACATGGAAGTTGGTAAAATCATGGCATTTATTAACTATATGACTCAGGTTTTATTTGCTCTCATGATAATGACTAGGGTATTAAATATGTTTATTAGAGCAAAGGCATCAGCAGAGAGAATAGGAGAAGTTTTTGAAGCAGAGAATACCCTTTTAATAAAGGATGAACCTGTTCAAATAGATAAAGCAAAGGGACACATAGAGTTTGAAAATGTATACTTCAAATATCATTCTGACAGCGGATATGTACTAGAGGATATTTGTTTTTCTATTAACCCTGGGGAAACTTTAGCAGTTATAGGCTCTACAGGCTCAGGTAAGTCTACTTTAGTCAATCTAATACCAAGATTTTATGATGTAGTTAAAGGGAAAGTAAAGATTGATGGTATAGATGTGAAAGATGTTAGTCTTAGTAATTTAAGAGAAAAAATAGCCATAGTTCCCCAAAAGGTTCTACTGTTTACAGGTAGCATCAAAGATAATATAAGATGGGGAGATGAAAATGCAACAGATAAAGAAATAGAAAGAGTTGCTAAAATAGCTCAAGCCCATGACTTTATTATATCATTCAATGAAGGTTATGATACTTACTTAGGACAAGGTGGGGTAAATTTATCAGGGGGTCAAAAGCAAAGAGTGTCCATAGCCAGAGCTCTTATAAAGAGGCCAGCAATACTTATTTTAGATGATAGCACATCTGCAGTAGACTTAATAACTGAGAAGAAAATAAGAAAAGGCTTAAAGGAATTTTTAAAAGATACTACAACTATATTAATAGCTCAAAGAATTACCTCTGTAATGGATGCAGATAAAATTATTGTGATGGATAAAGGAAGAATAGTAGGCATGGGAACTCATGAAAAGCTTCTAAAGACCTGTGAAGTATATCAGGACATCTACCATTCTCAGATAGGAAAGGGGGTAGTAAGCCTTGATGCCTAG
- a CDS encoding ABC transporter ATP-binding protein encodes MPRQTQRGPTGIAGGRGIIMPAKKAKDVRHTIKRLWELFKSEKRQLILAFLLILTSGLLGLSVPFLIGKAIDAISIYPGKALVEFDRLRFIVLVLLTVYISDNILVFLQEYTVAGIAQRVVFNLREKLFEKLQSLPIIFFDRHTHGEIMSRVSNDIDNVSTTISQSTVQFMSSAVNILGSLVMMLYLSPLMTLASMITIPMVFFLTRFIAKKTRLLFREQQKTLGRLNGHIEESIAGIHVVKAFNNEEKVIAEFKAQNDILRDVGVKAQIWSGFIMPLMNVINNFGFGVIAVFGGSLAVKGIISVGVIASFISYSKQFTRPLNELANTFNTLQSGVAGAERVFEILDEVEERKDSHNAIAKDNVRGEVEFKDVTFEYKKDEPVLKDISFKVAPGTNIALVGPTGAGKTTIVNLLTGFYEINKGEILIDAINIKDYQKNSLRKIFGMVLQDTYLFSGTVKENIKYGNLEATDEDIVKAAILARADDFINKLPQGYDTFLTEGGTNLSQGQRQLLAISRAILANPSILILDEATSSVDTRTELKIQEAMVKLMENRTTFIIAHRLSTIKDADVIMVIDHGEIVEKGSHEELLDKKGHYYNLHQSQFANVDIPLQK; translated from the coding sequence ATGCCTAGACAAACGCAAAGAGGACCAACAGGTATTGCAGGAGGAAGAGGCATTATCATGCCTGCAAAGAAAGCAAAGGATGTTAGACATACTATAAAAAGGTTATGGGAATTGTTTAAGAGTGAAAAAAGACAACTTATTTTAGCTTTTTTATTAATATTGACATCAGGATTATTGGGGCTGTCTGTGCCATTCCTTATTGGTAAAGCAATAGATGCCATATCCATATATCCTGGGAAGGCTCTAGTTGAATTTGACAGGCTAAGATTTATAGTGTTGGTGTTATTAACAGTGTATATATCAGATAACATTCTGGTTTTTTTACAAGAGTACACTGTAGCAGGAATTGCTCAAAGAGTAGTATTTAATTTAAGGGAGAAGCTATTTGAAAAGCTTCAGTCCTTGCCAATTATATTTTTTGATAGACACACTCATGGAGAGATAATGAGCAGAGTATCTAATGATATAGATAATGTAAGCACTACTATATCTCAATCAACTGTACAGTTCATGTCGTCAGCAGTGAATATTTTAGGCTCATTGGTAATGATGCTGTATTTAAGCCCACTTATGACTTTGGCAAGTATGATTACCATTCCTATGGTGTTCTTTTTGACTAGATTTATAGCAAAGAAGACGAGACTATTATTTAGAGAGCAGCAAAAGACTTTAGGGAGGTTAAATGGACACATTGAGGAATCAATAGCAGGAATACATGTAGTAAAAGCATTCAATAATGAAGAAAAGGTAATAGCTGAATTTAAAGCTCAAAACGATATACTAAGAGATGTGGGAGTAAAGGCTCAGATTTGGTCTGGATTCATAATGCCTCTTATGAATGTAATTAACAACTTTGGGTTTGGTGTTATAGCTGTTTTCGGAGGAAGCTTAGCAGTAAAAGGTATTATTTCAGTAGGAGTGATTGCCAGCTTTATATCTTATTCAAAGCAATTTACAAGACCATTAAATGAGCTTGCAAATACATTTAATACATTGCAGTCAGGTGTAGCAGGAGCAGAGAGGGTATTTGAAATACTGGATGAAGTGGAAGAAAGAAAAGACAGCCATAATGCCATAGCTAAGGATAACGTTAGGGGAGAAGTGGAGTTTAAGGATGTAACTTTTGAATACAAGAAAGATGAGCCAGTACTAAAAGACATATCATTTAAAGTAGCTCCTGGAACTAACATAGCTTTAGTAGGACCTACTGGGGCAGGAAAAACTACTATAGTAAACTTACTGACTGGATTTTATGAGATAAACAAAGGAGAAATATTAATAGATGCAATCAATATAAAGGACTATCAGAAAAATAGTTTGAGGAAAATATTTGGAATGGTGCTCCAAGATACCTATCTATTTTCCGGAACTGTAAAAGAAAACATAAAGTATGGAAATCTAGAGGCAACAGATGAAGACATAGTTAAAGCAGCTATTTTAGCAAGAGCAGATGATTTTATAAATAAGCTACCTCAAGGCTATGATACATTTTTAACTGAAGGAGGAACTAATCTGAGCCAAGGGCAAAGACAGCTATTAGCTATATCTAGAGCAATTTTAGCTAATCCATCTATACTAATATTAGATGAAGCTACTTCCTCAGTAGATACTAGAACAGAATTGAAAATCCAAGAAGCCATGGTAAAGCTTATGGAGAATAGAACGACATTCATCATTGCTCATAGGCTATCTACTATTAAGGATGCAGATGTTATTATGGTAATAGATCATGGTGAAATAGTTGAAAAAGGTAGTCATGAAGAACTTCTAGATAAGAAAGGTCATTATTATAATCTTCATCAAAGTCAATTTGCTAATGTGGATATACCTTTGCAAAAATGA
- a CDS encoding MATE family efflux transporter has protein sequence MTSTEYEKNDKKTKVLNWFKNPTRSSVINIAWPVLVELLLGSLFGMIDMMMLGRMRDNSLSAASVAAVGMTNQPLFIGLSLVQALNVGGTAMVARYYGSGQKDKIETTLKHVMLLSLFMLAIPLSTLGIIFTDSILSFMGAEADALQAGRMYFKVIMVGFIFQSLNMSISAALRGIGQTKIPMRINLFSNLFNVFGNAILIYGLLGFPELGVTGAGISTAISNVIACVLLFCYVIKGKSVVRLNLKNRFKFQKDIIYNLIKIGLPASLEQMAMRTGVLIFVKIVAGLGTVVYASHQIALNILGLSFQPGQAFGIAASSLVGRSLGAHEHSKAEDYAKETRKIGSMISTLMAVVFFFFGPQLVGLYSNDPIVIENASLALKIIALVQPFQSSQLILAGGLRGAGDTFWPLVSTFTGVLMIRVGLAHIFVRVLGYGLAGAWMAVFVDQFVRWIFVYARFRTGKWKYAKLR, from the coding sequence ATGACTAGTACTGAATACGAAAAAAATGATAAGAAAACAAAAGTACTTAATTGGTTTAAAAACCCCACGAGATCTAGCGTTATTAATATTGCCTGGCCTGTTCTTGTGGAGCTACTTCTAGGCTCACTTTTTGGTATGATAGATATGATGATGCTTGGAAGAATGAGAGATAATTCATTGTCAGCTGCTTCTGTTGCTGCAGTCGGTATGACAAACCAACCCTTATTCATAGGCCTATCCTTGGTTCAAGCTTTAAATGTTGGCGGAACTGCTATGGTTGCCAGGTATTATGGTTCTGGTCAGAAGGACAAAATAGAGACTACATTAAAGCATGTAATGTTGCTGAGTCTGTTCATGCTTGCAATTCCTTTATCAACACTTGGAATAATATTTACAGATTCTATTTTAAGCTTTATGGGGGCAGAAGCGGATGCACTGCAGGCAGGAAGAATGTATTTTAAAGTTATTATGGTTGGATTTATATTCCAGTCCTTAAATATGTCTATATCTGCAGCCTTAAGAGGCATAGGACAGACTAAAATACCTATGAGAATTAACTTATTTTCTAATCTTTTTAATGTTTTTGGAAATGCGATTCTTATATATGGACTTTTAGGTTTTCCTGAACTTGGGGTCACTGGTGCTGGTATATCAACTGCTATTTCAAATGTAATTGCATGTGTGCTTTTATTTTGTTATGTAATAAAAGGTAAAAGTGTTGTTAGGTTAAATCTTAAAAACAGGTTTAAGTTTCAGAAGGATATCATATATAATTTGATAAAAATTGGACTACCCGCATCACTGGAACAAATGGCTATGAGAACAGGAGTGCTTATTTTTGTGAAAATAGTAGCAGGCTTAGGTACTGTTGTATATGCATCACATCAGATAGCTTTAAATATATTGGGACTATCATTTCAACCAGGTCAAGCCTTTGGTATTGCAGCTTCATCGCTAGTTGGAAGAAGTTTGGGAGCTCATGAGCATTCGAAGGCTGAAGACTATGCAAAAGAGACACGAAAGATTGGTTCAATGATATCTACTTTAATGGCAGTAGTATTTTTCTTTTTTGGACCACAGCTTGTAGGTTTATATTCTAATGATCCGATTGTTATTGAAAATGCTTCGCTAGCATTGAAGATAATTGCCCTAGTTCAACCCTTTCAATCCTCTCAGCTTATTTTAGCAGGAGGACTAAGAGGAGCGGGAGATACCTTTTGGCCTTTGGTGAGTACATTTACTGGTGTTCTAATGATTAGAGTTGGTTTAGCACACATATTTGTTAGAGTTCTAGGATATGGGTTAGCAGGAGCATGGATGGCAGTATTTGTAGACCAGTTTGTCAGATGGATCTTCGTATATGCAAGATTTAGAACAGGAAAATGGAAGTATGCAAAACTAAGATAG